The region ATATCATAGTGTTAAACAAAACAAACATTAAATGTTGCCTCTTTAAATCATGTAGAAATAATTGTGAGCATGAGGCTATTCGAGAGTGTATTTAGTTAAGGCTAATGACCAAACATATCTAAAAAATATGTAACTTACATCTATAGGAAAAGACaaactatcttatacgaagataataTAACAAATATAGCTCAATTTAAACGAGGATACATCAAAGGAGATACAACAAAACATATttgaccaaaattatttttcacacatgatcttgagaaaaaaagataatataaaaCTTCAACAAATTtattctagtgataatttagcaaATCTATTAGCTACGAAATTACCAATtgcaacatttgaaagactaatataaaaaattaaaatacattgaCTCAAAAATGTTATCGTTAAGGGAGTTTAAAACATGttgtactattttattttattttaattaatgttttatctcataagatttttttttaccgagacaatttaaaatggaaaattatgtattcttttttctttcattaaatttttatttcacaatattttcttaataaaaaaatatttttttaagactTCCCTGACCTCCTGGTCCATTTATAAGATACCACACCTCAAATTATGAGAAAGAATATAAGCCTGTTTTAATAAAGCAATTAAGTAGTCATTTATTTTAGAATGCAAAAAGTCCTGTTAATATGTTGTTTTATTTGATTATTctataatatacattcttttcattttaatttaataattagatttttttaattttattagttaagtTGATGTCAcatcaaatttattcaaaataaaattacataattaataattaaagtttttaaataagtgatttaattcctttttttttactaattaatattttataacacCCTTTAAATTTAATAGtatactattttttaataaaattatataacatattcatCTAGTATCTAATGCATTCATAGTCGCATATAAAACAATCTTTTTTTCCGAAAAcctattatttaatatatatataaatttaataatttatttttagtttatttttttgaaacattCATTAAAAGAAAGTGTGTAAAAAATTCAAAGCGACAAGAATactaaatatacaaaaaaaaaaaaaaaagggatgacTACCATCGACGCTGGTTTTTAGACTCCTCGAAAAAGGAAatatactaatttattttttgtattttagttGGTTATTTAAGGCCCTTCCCGGGGAATATTCTTCATCCCCTTCTTAGACACTTTGAATTAAAGAAGATAGGGAAGGGGATAGAGAGGGGAAGGAAGGAAGGAAGGAGAAGAAGTGTCCCAAAAGGCATTTTATATCTCTCCCCATTTACAATTTTGTTGGTTTTTGTTTCCTTCGTTTCtctctgttttctttttcttcttcaaggGGGGAAGGctgaagaaaagagagaaaggaagGGAATCTGAAACCAAAAGGGAGCAATGGAAGGGAGAGAAGAGATAAAGGGATCCAAACCCAGTTTTCCTTTGACCTTTTGGGAGCTCGCAGTGGCTTCAACGATGGTGTTTGGGATCGTTTTGGGGCTTGTAGGCGTTTATTTAACCATGCCCGCTTCTGATTACAGCTTCCTCAAATTACCCAGGAACCTTGAAGATCTTCAGATCCTGAGGTGCGTCCTTTTGGATTCTGTCTCTAATTCGTTGTTTTGAGATTGCATGCAGTCTACCTAGTCAATTTTCATGTCCATATTATCTTTGATTCTTATATGTTTTATTTCCTCTGTAATTTTAACAAGTTACGGGATCGGTCTTGCTTGAAGTCAGCGGAGCTTGTTTTTGCTCTTGTTATAATGAATTTGTGGCAATAATGAGCGGGTTTATTTGGtggaaaagaaagatgttgtCATTTTGGACTAATTGCGTACTTTATCTGCTTATCAATACAAATGAGATCATGTTTAAGAGTTGTTTAGAAAATGATCCCCATTTTATTCTCCAAAAAAAGATAAGCCCTGAGATCTAAAGAAGCTAGGAAGGTGAGGATTGATACACTAATGACTGAATTATATAGAAGGGCATGGTTGAGACATTGAAAAAGGATTGTGCTTTGTTACATTGGCAAGAATTGTTCAAAATATAACATTTGTTGTCGAGTCCTTAGTAACTAGGAATGACCTAGAATGGAAATATTTATTATAGTCTAAAAGAATCAGATTAGATGTTGCTTTGATTGCCCCTGAGATGCCTGTGTACAGTATGGAACTGTAATTGGTGATTCTGATCAAGTTAGATACAAATTTTGCGGGGACAACTTGTATGCCTCGTCTCCCCTTCTCTTTAGTTCTAGAAAAAGGTTTTAGATGTTCCTTTTAGCATATATTATATTTCCTGTTGGCGAAAAGTGCGTCTGTTTGAAGGAGACGGACAATGAACTAGCATGCAGTGATCCGTTATCAAATAAGTTTCCTTATCATTCTTTGACTTGATAATATCTGTGTTACATCTAATTCGAGCCTCCGAGGTGGCTTTCGCTTTCCTTTGCTTTATATTGATTGTTTTCTGTATGGTTTATCATGCAGAGATAACCTTGAATCCTACACAAGTGACTACACTGTACAAGTGTTGGTGGGGTATTGTGCAGTCTATATTTTCATGCAAACTTTCATGATTCCAGGAACTGTTTTCATGTCATTGCTTGCTGGAGCATTGTTTGGAGTCTTCAAAGGTGTAGCTCTTGTTGTGTTCACTGCCACTGCTGGTGCCTCTTCTTGCTACTTCCTGTCAAAATTGATTGGGCAGCCCCTCGTCTTTTCCCTTTGGCCTGACAAGTTGAGCTTCTTCCAAGCCCAGATGATTTTCGAGTCCTTATGGAAAAACATTGCTTTTGTTGAGCTAGAAAGTGGAATAAGTTGTAACTTTATGCATGCAGGTGGCTCAAAGAAGGGAGAGACTGTTGAACTATATGCTTTTCCTAAGGCTTACTCCAACTTTGCCAAATACATTCATTAACGTTGCTTCACCTATTGTCGATGTGCCTTACCATATTTTCTTCATGACAACTCTTATCGGACTCATCCCTGCTGCTTACATAACTGTCAGGGTATTAAGCTATCCTATTCTCTCTTAAGTTTGATACGAAAATGGAAACCACTTAAATGGCACTCTTGATGCTTTAATAATGCCCTGCTTGTCTGTTTCTTGTACAGGCTGGAATAGCTCTCAGTGAGTTATAATCGCTAGGGGATCTTTACGACTTCAACTCAATTGCCACTCTTTTCCTCATAGGGGTTGTCTCCGTCACACCTACGCTCATGAGCAAGACGAAACAATAGCGTTCGATTGGCTGAACTTGGTTGTAAATGGGATTTCAATTTCGTGATAGCCATTCGGGTCGCTACAACCTTCTGTAAAGGCTAGCATCAAATAAATGCAACGACCTGCTGCTGTTTCTATGATTAATGGAATGCGGACTGCTCCTGCTGATATTGAAGATGATGATCTGGGATGGTGTTAAGTCTTCAAGTTGTTTGCCATGCTTTAACAATTCTCAGGTTAAGTCTTCATCGGCAAGAATAGCCTTCAGACTCTGTATTATATCCGTTTTTATTAGTTCATTTTCTTATTTGTAAAAACAAAGCACCTTCGTTCTCTGTGTTTGTTGTGGTCTTATCTCATTATTAAGTTTGATTGCTCATTTCTAGCaaagaaatatgaaataaaatcatGGGATGAAAGTTAATTTATGGTAAGGGATAAGGTGATTGTTGGAACGAATTGAGTaaaagaatattttgaattaatggAGTTGACGggtcttattttatcatcttcactcaatttgaaatttaaatgaaattagagTCGAATTGGAcgaaattattcaaattaaattaaaaaattaaatatgtcaaattataattaatttcatgttatagcatatatatttgataattttttcaaaataaaataataataaaaaatattttagtatgataaatttgaaacAGTAATTAACTTGTATAGGTGtttgaaattattattctagaaactttttaattttttaacattctttatatatttttataattttaaaaaaatataaattttggaatttttataaatattttgaatttttttgaaaatttgaaaattatttttgaattattttgtaattgttgagagagatcaatttgctcatttttaaatttgacagggaccaaaagggtatttacaccagtttgttattcaaattattcatattatcgagttattcgaattgtaaaattcaactcgattcgaacttggaattcgaattacttattcgagttgactcaaataattcgaataactcgattcgattaacttgaaatttgaatttttttcaatttttttgaatcaaattgAGTTTTGATCACCCCTAATAATGGCAATAAAATCGAAGTTAGAATGTGCAcgtaatttttatattgaatttgagatttaatatttgtatattaaaattttaattcaattattattgGTATTGATAATCTTCATCAAAATTTGttaacattttcatttttcatcaatcaTATGTTATATggtatagtttaattaaaattttaagttgataaaatttgacaaaaaataactgggtaaaatttcaaaatttttcaatatattttaacctaaaactGAGGTATGTAACATCCTTTGCTTTGGAGCTACAATAAGACATGGGATTCAGATTAACTTAGAGAAgcaaattgtaaaatataaagttgaaaaataatatataaggtCATAAATAGttctttctttctaatttagtccaAAGATTTGCCTTCATCCTTCAACTCATGGTTAATTATATATGGGTAAATTACACTAGTAATCACCTAACTATTAGAAAATTCCTTTCTTGGTTACCCAactatgaaaatttacaaattggtcatccaactattcaattttgtcttcttTGGTCACTAGTTGGTTAATAGTGacagcttttaaaattgacataatagtaACATTATCctactttatttcaatttaatattgattctaaaaaatctaaccttcaatatttacacattgtgtacTTTGGTCTTTTGTACAGTTTTTCTTGTTTTTAACTCTTTCTCACCTAAAAAgcgaaaaaaatcaagtttatcagctaaatttgattgagaatatacaaaaaaaatgaaaacactaaaaaattcaagataataattttcatttttctcattcttttaaaattaacccttaatgtcacaataaaaaaagaaaaccaaattacacaatgtgtaaatgttgagggttaatttttttagaattagaactaaattgatataatttataaatgttgagggttaaaattgctattatgccaattttaaaagttgtcaccATTAGCCTGCTGGTAACAAAAAAAGACAATTTAATAATTGggtgattattttataacttttcataagagggttgtaacacctcatacccgacCCAATCGCCGAGTCAAGGCATCAAGAAGCCACATTCATTGCTAAAGCAACTActgaaaatttcagatcaatttatcatattatttaattaatgtagatcattaactaattttagtaataattgaatttacgatagaactaattatgagttaaaggagctcattaaaacatccacttacatctatttctaatctcaagtcctcataaaaacatgatattcaattaaagataacaaagtttataaaattaacacaaatattaaaattttacaaataagaccATTGGAGGACTTGCACTTGCAAAATTAGTTTACCCACTTTATGTATATtccatatttatttctaaattgtgtcaatcaatttaattattcataaaattttaacaaagaattcacatcaattaacaattattcacttattatgTTATCAATTCGTTAAAACATACTCATATGTATCAACCATTCCGTCACCTACAACCATTtcgaaacatttcaaattcatctactaaatatatatatattcatatatatttttcctcctcctcctctccattccacatcctttatgtatatatttgttagaatctttagcttttagtatataacatgcttatatgtaacattatctataattccactatttacttaggtgttcatatcaaagttgttcacttgagtcacagtcactaaattatttatatcttgagctacagaattcgaaattaagatccacttgatatttttgaaactagactaaaatatactataaaaatttcaaaatttataatttagccaataagtacaataaaatcttcaaatttatcattgttctgctgtttgacagcttcgacctttctttactaaaaattaatcatctcttagtacggggttttgatgatgtttccgtttatttctcttgaaaatagactcattaataatttaaacatataaatttaaacccctaattatttttttacagtttttgatgattttccaaattcagaacaggaaAACTCGAAACCAATcagacattgtctcacaaaaattcatatatctcataatatgaaattcttttgcttacaccgtttcttctatgtaaaactagactcaataggctttaatttcatactttaattaacctctaattcaatttttaaaatttttagtaaattttcaaagtcatactactgctgctgtccaaaattgttttagtataaaatattgataaccaagtttataacacccttctttcctttctctacaatatttcttataacttcctcttatttcccttcactaacatatcaagaacataaaacattatataagaaaactctattttaacatcattttcatgctttttcaataatatcaaacttaaaaatatattgaaatcttgatgttcttaccttatcctattgatttcaatctttaacttgattttctctttcctcCAACTTCTATTTTCTTGAATCTAAGGTGATTTTCTTGTTCTCCATAGTCTTcttatcacttttctctcttggtgATTATAAAAATTCCTTGAAATTTTAgatgaaaatagtgaattttttgtgacaggaccaaattgtaaaaacaaCAAAGTCTTCTTCTTCTCTCATCCTCACTCACGTTGGAAAGATGGGAGAtcctccattttttttcttctttttttcatcttCCTCCTTTTATACtagctatttataataaaatattagtaaaatatctcattaaaatattaataaagtaatatttatctaattaaataattataaaatatcatcaaaatatctccaacatcatcattaccttctaaagttctctctctttctaattgacTATTtcccctttatgatcttttaaaatttcatcattgaatcatcacttaatttaataaaattacgatttagtccctcataattcttcacctattcaatttggcccttgcatgccaattccatatcatagtaaattagattattttcatttttggtccttcaactttcttatttttacactttgatcccctaaattttgaatatttacacttgagccaaaaaaatttcacatatttacgatttagtccttactttAAATCAGTATACTAAACTtacttcttaattattttttttaatactcctcaatattctcttttataatctttatatcattttctcattttatcAAGAAATCAATTGTACATCATGTCATGCTTCTTGATTTAACTCTCTTTTCATATCTtgcaactttcattttctttgatcttataccttatttcactaaaattttatCTCATATTGTTTACGACCAAGGGAGTTTTGAGGATGTTACaagggtgaccaaaaaagaaattcaCTAATAGTTAAGTAATCATTTTGTAATTCTTTATAATTCGAGTGACTGAAAAAGATACTTACTAATAGTTTACCTGAAATTATCCATTACGCACAACTGTGAGATAAATATGTAAAAACTGTATCCTTAACCCAGGGAATTTGGTTTGGCCAAGAAACCAAAACAAAATTCCAAACAATGTACCAAATGATTTTTCTTCACAAAACATGAAAAAGTAAGACTAAAGATAGGCATGGATTTCAAGCACTCATATTCACAATCTGTGCAGATAGTTGAACTTGAATATTTGACCATCCAGATATTCAACTGTCACCCAATGGGAGTGCTGCAGAAATGTCCGTCGGTGGTACTTCTAGTGCATATATGGGGGGTCAAACTCAAATCTTCTAAAACAAGTTGCAGTTGCTGAATATTGAGATTAGAAATGGGGAAAGATCTAAGGAAAAGATTGAGATTAAGCTAATGAAATCAGTTTTATCATGTGCAGTCGACTCTTCATCTTAAAGTTATTGACAATTTGATATCAAATTTCCTCTACTTTTTATAGTCTGTAATGTATTATATCCAAGGCAGTTGATGCTATTATCCATTGATTTACAGAGTGACTGCAAACAAATAACAAATGATGACATGTACCAAGAAGAAAATTTGTAAACTTGTACAGTGTTTATATCAGTAGTAGAGCATATTTGAAAGATATAGATGAAATTTGAGCCATATTTATATTGACGAAATATTGGTTAGGCTTACGATTGACAAACTCAGATGGAGCAATcttataaaatatgtacaaaCATGTTGCATATAAACAAAAATCAAAAATGAACAAAAGCTTATTATCTTGTTATTGAAGTTAGCATTAGcattaatttaatctaatataaTAGTATTACACAAAAAACATGATTTTTCTCTTGTTCATCGAAAACCCTTTCAtcctctttcttctttcttttttcggtCTACCATGATTAAAAGTAAACGATAAGAGCATTAAAAAGCTGCCACCATAGCCTTCGACATTTCtacttcttcttcatcatcttccTCTGCATCCCACAGAAAGTTGGCGTAAGATCCCAGCACCATGCTGCAAATTATACCCAAGTTCAGGTTAATTAGCTGAAAATATATTCAAGTATGGAGCCTTGAGAAAATGAAGCATAATTACCAGTCATCAGGAGAAGCAGTGACGGCTCGGTCGAAGTAAGACTTAGCACGGCTCTCGTCTCTGTGTCGTTCCCAGATTAGGTCCCCATACAAAGACAAAACTTCCCCATCTCCGGGGCTGGCTAAGATAGCTCTCCCGTAATACTCCTCTGCTCTCTCCATATCCTTTTCCACCTGCAAAACCATAATGCAATATCCATCAgattttcaaaagataaaaacTTTTCTATGTATTATTGATGTCAAACTTTTTTACCTCGTGTAAGAACCTGCCGTAGTTTCTCAAAAGAAGTGGATCACCGGGGTTTAGTTTCAACATTTCACGATAATAATCGCCCATCTTCCTCTTATCACCGTACGGATCATCTCCGTTATCACCGCCGATTTTCCCGCCAGTTCCAAATCCATCACCGGAAAATCCAATTTCTTCCATCGAGATCCCGAATTCCGTTCGGAATCCGCCGTCTATTTCATAATCCGACACATACTCCTCCTCCGGTATCCCCGCCGTAAAACACCGAGATCCACCAGGAACCCGAGTCTCCGACTTGATAATATCAGTCTCAGACAAAGCTCGCCTTATTTGCGCGCGAGATTCCTTTGGCTTCCGTTTATCCATAGGGAAATGCAACGATACTATCGGAGAGCTAAGAGAGAAGCCAGATCTCTCACCGGGGAAAACTGCACCGAAAGAGCTTTGACGAGAAAGAGAAAGCTTGGGAGAACCGGGCAGAGCTGATGAGGTGACCGGAAGTGAACCCGCTCTCAAGATAGCAGCTTTCATAACTGGAAGAGCTTTTGATTCTCGACTTTGTTTTGTCAAACTTTGTAGTGTCAGTTAGAGATTAGGCCTTTGGAGGGGGAAGCTTTGCATTAATATAGATAAGTAGGAGCCGTTAGATGTGGTGACGGTAGTTGACTTGAAGAGAATGAGATGGGGACAAGTGTAAATAGGAGCGTGAGCTTAGGCATGAGCGTGGCGTCGGCTTTGGTGAAGACTGGAACacttttttatatctttttatgGGGTCACGTTAAAAGGATGATTAAGAAAGGTCGTGCTGCCACCTGTTAGAGCAAGTAACTTCGGGTTGGGACCCGCATGCAATTGTACGGATTTCCGAATAAagtgatatttaaaaattaattaataataactcataaaattttaaataaaaaatagattaaattataaacaaaataaaatttaatcaagtaaatacatcatattaataatattaaatatacaataattattTATCATAGTATTGTCATCAATATCAAATTAGTGTTGCCAactaaattaataacattttaatatataCTATTGATGGATGTAATAAAATGTGCActatacaattaaaatataaataatattatattaaaataaaattttagtttaatgataaaattaatgttttattgatGTAAATAGCATGTGTTCGGACCCAACTAtatgtaaatttttattagttttaaaaaaaataaaaatactaaaatagaaatttataaaaatacatttccgtaattaaaataagttttattatttaagaatattttaatattttcattttaacataaatcaataaaaatatgcttATGCTGAGTCTTGAAACCCCACAAATTAAACTAGTAAAATCTTAGATTACCACtcaaccaaagttttattttcattttttttatacaattttattttaatacgcACAACATCTTATCTACATCAgctgtatatattaataatgtatttgattgaatttgtgttatAACTTAACTCGACACTAACTCAAGATTGGTGACAACACAATGATAAacaattaaatcttatttttttaattataatattatgcaTATTTcacgtgttattattaattaatttcaagacacatgtttcattatttattgtatgttatttttaaacacgcatttgtattctaaatttatgattttcatacGTATATGAGTGTGATAAGATttttaatagataaataaataaatttaagaaatgaGTGAAATAGTTAAAAAGGatatttactataaaaaataatgttttaaaaaagattaattacttttaaagataattattatcattatttgataaattgatgAGGAGTTCTTAACTCGAAGTGGAATTAAAATATGAAaggatatttaaaatattaaaacctaAAAGAATTAGATGGATGGCTGtttgttttttttggttttaagAATTTCATTATAGGTCCTAATCCCATCTAATTTTTTTCTACACAATATTTATAGCTATACGTAGTTCtttctcaactcataaataagaggatgATGCGCTTCAGTACACTCAAACTCATGTCTTCTTACATCGTCAACAATGTCCatatcaattgaattaagactcaattgatATATATCCATAAATGAATTCTCTAACATCCTCCGAACCACAAAAATTTAGCTCTTgtagtaaaataaaattgatatatatatatttaaaaaggaaaagaaggggAACCACAAATATTTAGTTAttgcattaaaataaaattgatatacatataaataaaggaaaaggggATGTTCCCTAAAAGTTCCAAGGATTGGAAGGATTGCAAGTTATGGGCAAAGGCAGCAAATGGATTTGGTTGTTTCTGTGTACCCATGCTGTGTTCTGCAGAAAAGGCTATGAGATAAAAAGTCCCATCTGATCCGAAGTTGAGTTTCGGGGAGAAAAGGGAATTAAAAATTGAAGTGAACAGCTGTTGAGGGCCCCTTCCTCTGAATTTTATTTCGAACAATACTAATTTAGTTACAATCAACAAAGAAAGTGGGAGAAAGGAGTGTTCATTGCTACTGTGACAAAAGAGAAACAGCTTTGACAAGATGCAATGAAACAATCAAAATTTCACAACAATTGGGTCACCAAAGGACTTGAATACCATATGACACAAATAACTCACAAGCTTATGATTGGAAAAATTAATTGGAATTGAACCTAGGAGGATTCATTTGAGTAAGAATTTAAATCTTTTCAATCTGTTCAATTAAATCGAGGTTTAAGGAtccctttattttcctttcaAACAAAACGACGGGGGGTTGTGTTCCAGGTTTTACTTGGGAGCATGTGGGGTCACGTGCGTGGTTTTCTATGGGCTCCGCCTGGGGCGGGTTGCCGGCCCATGTGATTCCCATGAAATGAGATGAGAACTTTGCTGCTTGCTTCACCGCAGGATTGCTACATGATTCTTCGTATTCTATTTCTAGGTGGCATCTCTAACAATTAACTAAATCCTAGATTTATTACACGTGTCTAATATCTATAAACATGCAGCTGCATGAAACTTGTAATTATAATGTGATAAaagttttcttatttatttctaGGATAGAggaccataaaatataataatactaataaatgaGGAGAAACTCTGAAATTTATATAATTGTacattcttttacatttttttctactatttatattctaataattttaaccttgaatttatcaatacaattatttttttcattcataaaaaattttgaattaatctgatatattttaatcttaaatagtttgtatgaattattttttctttacttCGAACTTGACATGCATTATCTACATAAATGGAAcataaaatacaacaattaaattattaaattatcaaTTATAGAAAAAGTTACGAAATGGTGTAAAATCACGTAAGTCTTACACCGGTGTAAGTGGATCCTTCCTTTTAATAAACACTTATTTTTTATACaacaattatatttatattaaattatggcATACTTTGAGGAAAAAAACGGATgtgataaatttataaaaaaaaattatacaaaattcaaatgtgattttaactgaaatagtaaaaatgtgttaataaataataCGATGACTTGAGTTTAAATCTCATAATGTGTAccatatacataatttttttagattttatataaaaatataaaaaagttttaaaataatatttgctGCTTTACAAAAAcaattgatttttgataatttcgcAACTAAATTAAGACCCTATTAATACGTAACACCACCTCAATTAAATTcttagataataatataaatagttatagaTGGATATACTAACCTTTTGGGATTTATTATCCTCTTCCCCTTGTTCCTATATTTATTTTTCCTGTTAATTCAGTCTTCTTCTTTACAATCGTTACCCTAAATAAAGACTATGGACTTAAAAGCCCATAACCAAATTGCAAAACAATTTATCATCAAGGCAAAGCTTAGCCCATATAGAGTTTGAGCTAAAGCTTGCCGGACTATAAGCATGAGGCTATCCGACATTACtgataatataaaatttgacTTTGACAATTAAAtccactttgatttttttttgttcactttgatC is a window of Gossypium hirsutum isolate 1008001.06 chromosome D08, Gossypium_hirsutum_v2.1, whole genome shotgun sequence DNA encoding:
- the LOC107944254 gene encoding uncharacterized membrane protein At4g09580 isoform X2 — translated: MEGREEIKGSKPSFPLTFWELAVASTMVFGIVLGLVGVYLTMPASDYSFLKLPRNLEDLQILRDNLESYTSDYTVQVLVGYCAVYIFMQTFMIPGTVFMSLLAGALFGVFKGVALVVFTATAGASSCYFLSKLIGQPLVFSLWPDKWLKEGRDC
- the LOC107944254 gene encoding uncharacterized membrane protein At4g09580 isoform X1; translated protein: MEGREEIKGSKPSFPLTFWELAVASTMVFGIVLGLVGVYLTMPASDYSFLKLPRNLEDLQILRDNLESYTSDYTVQVLVGYCAVYIFMQTFMIPGTVFMSLLAGALFGVFKGVALVVFTATAGASSCYFLSKLIGQPLVFSLWPDKLSFFQAQMIFESLWKNIAFVELESGISCNFMHAGGSKKGETVELYAFPKAYSNFAKYIH
- the LOC107944256 gene encoding uncharacterized protein, with amino-acid sequence MKAAILRAGSLPVTSSALPGSPKLSLSRQSSFGAVFPGERSGFSLSSPIVSLHFPMDKRKPKESRAQIRRALSETDIIKSETRVPGGSRCFTAGIPEEEYVSDYEIDGGFRTEFGISMEEIGFSGDGFGTGGKIGGDNGDDPYGDKRKMGDYYREMLKLNPGDPLLLRNYGRFLHEVEKDMERAEEYYGRAILASPGDGEVLSLYGDLIWERHRDESRAKSYFDRAVTASPDDCMVLGSYANFLWDAEEDDEEEVEMSKAMVAAF